The Elaeis guineensis isolate ETL-2024a chromosome 13, EG11, whole genome shotgun sequence genome includes a region encoding these proteins:
- the LOC105060699 gene encoding uncharacterized protein codes for MASQTIESYREGAEVHRGDDLCKKKSIQLLEELGLPKGLLPLENVEEFGYNHEAGFMWLIQKKKKEHTFKKIKQTVSYATEVTAFVEQRKMKKITGVKTKELLLWLSVVEVYIDDTSSEKITFKTGTGLSDSFPVSAFEL; via the coding sequence ATGGCATCCCAAACCATTGAGAGCTATCGTGAGGGCGCCGAGGTCCACCGTGGTGATGATCTCTGCAAGAAGAAGTCCATCCAACTCCTTGAAGAGCTTGGCCTCCCCAAGGGCTTGTTACCTCTCGAGAATGTCGAGGAGTTTGGCTACAACCATGAGGCTGGGTTCATGTGGCTGatccagaagaagaagaaggagcacACGTTTAAGAAGATCAAGCAGACGGTGTCGTATGCTACTGAGGTGACAGCTTTCGTGGAGCAGcgcaagatgaagaagataacTGGGGTGAAGACGAAGGAGCTGCTGTTATGGCTCTCTGTTGTTGAGGTTTACATTGATGACACCTCATCTGAGAAGATCACTTTCAAGACTGGCACTGGACTCTCTGACAGCTTTCCGGTCTCTGCCTTCGAGCTTTAA
- the LOC105060700 gene encoding uncharacterized protein: MATQTIESHREGAEVHHGDDLCKKQSIQLLGELGLPRGLFPLENIEEFGYNRAAGFMWLIQKKKKEHTFKKIKQTVSYATEVTAFVEQRKLKKIMGVKTKELLLWLSVVEVYIDDPTTEKITFKTGTGLSDSFPVSAFELE, translated from the coding sequence ATGGCAACCCAGACCATTGAGAGCCACCGCGAGGGTGCCGAGGTCCACCATGGCGATGACCTCTGCAAGAAGCAGTCCATCCAGCTCCTTGGAGAGCTTGGTCTCCCCAGAGGCTTGTTCCCCCTCGAGAACATCGAGGAGTTTGGCTACAACCGTGCGGCTGGATTCATGTGGCTGatccagaagaagaagaaggagcacACGTTCAAGAAGATCAAGCAAACTGTGTCATATGCCACCGAGGTGACAGCCTTCGTGGAGCAACGTAAGCTAAAGAAAATAATGGGGGTGAAGACGAAGGAGCTGCTGCTGTGGCTGTCTGTTGTTGAGGTGTACATTGATGATCCAACAACGGAGAAGATCACTTTCAAGACTGGCACCGGGCTGTCCGACAGTTTCCCGGTGTCAGCTTTCGAACTTGAGTAG